The following proteins are encoded in a genomic region of Gimesia algae:
- a CDS encoding OprO/OprP family phosphate-selective porin: MRTFIKTAGILLLLGVMFRPSSVSAEDTKISSEQLERLLNRLEQAEQRIQELEETKPVTPPPTPQPVPSLPPKLERAAGGLDDSDEILINNYTDDSGSPAFETRLSTLEEDWKKFSESEKEKKAKDASKATTMKITGRVHLDGWNFTNNTPGIAAFNNPADPMDPENNFEFRRLRLGFAGDIKDNMLYKLEFDFDDANDPTIKDAYIGWNDLPVFQTLLIGNQKRPLGMDHLNSSRFNWFLERPLVIEAFNQDARRLGIAAYGVSEEETWNWRYGIYELENIANDSGYTGDAGQYSINGRLAGTPWYDETSGGRGYLHLGIADMWAKPDGDPSASASNNNEARFRTRPEARTGSVRWLDTGAIAGATWFNTLGLEAMLTLGSFSVVSEYQVTSVGRGATGPDLTFEGGYVEAGYFLTGEYQPINRRTGTIERIKPLENFFWVNTCDGETGGGWGAWQVIARYSYLDLSDGNVTGGDERNFTAGLVWWWNSHARMQFNYVHAQIDDRGPIDGYTGGRSDIFGARFSVDF; encoded by the coding sequence ATGCGCACATTTATTAAAACGGCAGGAATTCTCCTGCTGCTGGGAGTTATGTTCCGTCCATCGAGTGTTTCGGCGGAAGATACGAAAATCAGTTCCGAGCAACTCGAGCGACTTCTAAACCGACTGGAACAGGCAGAACAGCGGATCCAGGAACTGGAAGAAACAAAGCCAGTCACGCCACCTCCCACTCCTCAGCCAGTTCCGTCACTACCCCCCAAACTGGAGCGTGCAGCGGGTGGGCTGGATGATTCCGACGAGATTCTGATCAATAACTACACAGACGACTCAGGCTCACCTGCCTTTGAAACGCGGCTTTCGACTCTGGAAGAAGACTGGAAAAAATTCTCCGAGTCGGAAAAAGAGAAAAAGGCAAAGGATGCTTCCAAAGCGACGACGATGAAAATCACGGGGCGAGTTCATCTGGATGGATGGAATTTCACAAATAATACTCCCGGAATTGCTGCGTTCAATAATCCTGCTGATCCCATGGATCCTGAAAATAACTTTGAGTTTCGTCGGTTGCGACTGGGATTTGCGGGCGACATCAAAGACAACATGCTCTACAAGCTGGAGTTTGATTTTGATGATGCGAACGACCCGACTATCAAGGATGCCTATATTGGCTGGAACGATCTGCCGGTCTTTCAGACTCTGTTGATTGGTAATCAGAAGCGTCCGCTGGGTATGGACCACCTCAACAGTAGTCGTTTTAACTGGTTCCTCGAACGCCCTCTGGTAATTGAAGCCTTTAACCAGGATGCCCGACGCCTGGGGATTGCCGCCTACGGTGTTTCAGAAGAAGAGACCTGGAACTGGCGCTATGGTATTTATGAACTGGAAAATATAGCCAATGACTCAGGGTATACCGGCGATGCGGGTCAGTACAGCATCAACGGACGTCTGGCGGGGACTCCCTGGTACGATGAAACTTCGGGGGGGCGTGGTTATCTGCATTTGGGTATTGCCGACATGTGGGCGAAGCCGGACGGAGATCCGAGCGCGTCCGCCTCTAATAACAATGAAGCCCGTTTCCGTACCCGACCCGAAGCGCGGACAGGCAGCGTTCGCTGGCTGGACACAGGTGCGATTGCCGGAGCTACCTGGTTCAACACACTGGGGCTGGAAGCGATGCTGACACTCGGGTCATTCTCCGTCGTCAGTGAGTACCAGGTTACCTCCGTCGGGCGTGGTGCTACGGGACCAGACTTAACCTTCGAAGGTGGTTATGTGGAAGCTGGTTACTTCCTGACAGGCGAATATCAGCCTATCAACCGCAGGACAGGAACAATTGAACGGATCAAACCGCTGGAAAACTTCTTCTGGGTCAATACCTGTGACGGTGAGACCGGCGGTGGCTGGGGAGCCTGGCAGGTGATTGCCCGTTATTCCTATCTGGATCTGTCAGATGGAAATGTTACGGGTGGTGATGAAAGAAACTTCACCGCTGGTCTGGTCTGGTGGTGGAATTCGCATGCCCGCATGCAGTTTAACTACGTTCATGCCCAGATTGATGACAGAGGGCCCATTGATGGTTACACCGGCGGTCGATCAGATATCTTTGGTGCTCGATTCAGTGTTGACTTCTAA